The Mesoterricola silvestris sequence GGCATTACCCCTACGGCTTTCCTGACCTCACGGCCTCGGCCGTGGTGCTGGCGGTTCACTCCAGGTTCCGGAACAGCCTGGTCAGCATCGCCCTGGGAACGCTGGTTTACGGCCTCATGGTGCAATGGTCTCCGTTCGGGCATTGTATTCAGAACATTCCTAAGGAGCACGATCAGTCCACCGGTATGGTGGCTAGGTCGTGCTCTCCTGGGGTTCGTTTCCAGCCTTTCATCCACCAGCGAAGTCATCATTTCTGATGAATTTGCCTGGACCTTCGCCGTTACCACCGTCGCATAAGAAACATCCCCCTGGGCGGGGACCCGCAACATCGTTGGATTGGAGAAGCGGCTCCGGGCCCCAACGACAAGAGCATCCGTCGGTCCGGAGCCGCTTCTCCAATCCAACGAACCGGCGGCGCGACCGAGGGGCCTGAACGCCTAAAAATCGAATTGGTGGAGGTGGCGGGAATTGAACCCGCGTCCAAGAAGCGAGACATGGAGGGTCGTTACAGGCTTGGTCCGGATCGCGTGACCTCTGCGGGGAACCGGACGACCCCGATCGAGGACCTGCCTCCTTATCTCGGCTGCCGTCAGGGGGCGTCGCGGCAGCCTATCCTGTCCCGCCGTTCGGCAGACCGAAGTCACCCGTTGGGCAGTTTAACGAGCCCGCTACCAGGAGATGACGGGGACTCGCTCGTCCGCCGGTTAGGCGGCGAGGGCCAATTCAAAGTTGTCGTTGGCGTTTTTGTTTTTTATCGGCTTGATGAGGGGGCCAACCGATAAACCCCCGCCTGCGCCTCTCACCTCTGCGGCAACCTGTCGAAACCAGTCACCCCCGGGTGGTGCGTCCCCGTCGCCTCGCCCCTCGAGGTCCGGCAGCCGGGGTCCTGAGTATGAGACCTCCGCCGGGGGACCACAAGCGGCTAACATGGTTCTTTGGAGCCAACCCTTGAACGGACATTCCGGGAACGTATTCGTCCTCTCCGCACCCTCGGGAACCGGGAAATCCACCTTGGCCAAGCGGCTGGTAAAGGACGTCCCTGATCTTGATTTTTCCATATCCTTCACCACCCGGGCCCCGCGGGCCGGGGAAACGGACGGCAAGGACTATTTCTTCGTGGACGACGCCACCTTCGACCGCATGATCCGCACCGGCGGCCTGGTGGAGTGGGTGGAGGTGTACGGGCATAAGTATGGCACTGGCAAGGAATGGGTTTCCGCCCACCTGGCGGCCGGCAAGGACATCCTCCTGGACATCGAGACCCAGGGGGCCCGGAACGTCCACGGGACCCTTCCGGACGCGGTGATGATCTTCCTCATCCCCCCCTCGGCGGAGGAACTGTCCAACCGGCTGAGGAGCCGCGGGCGGGATCCCGAAGCGGAGATCCAGGTGAGGCTGGATTATGCAAAGCATGAACTGTGCGAGTACCCGGCATATGACTATCTTGTAGTGAACGACACGCTGGACCGGGCCTACCGGGATCTGGAATCCATCGTGCTCGCCACCCGCCTCCGGCGGGAGCGGATGGGCGATACGGCGCAACGGATACTTGAAGGATTCTGAAGGGGCGCGAACATGGCGCGTTGGTTCAAGAGCAGCTGGATCTGGATGGTCATCGGGGTCACGGTGGCGGTCTACGCCCCCCTGGCGGGACGCACCGGGGACGAGAAGGCCCGCCAGCGGTCCCTCGACACCCTCACGGAGATCATGGGCCTGGTGCAGAAGCAGGCGGTGGACCCCCCGGCGCCCAAGCAGGTCTCCCACGCCTCCATCTCCGGCATGCTCCACACCCTGGATCCCCACTCCTACTACATGGACGAATCCGAGTTCCGCACCATGCGCGAGGACCAGCGGGGCTCCTTCTTCGGCATCGGCTCCATCATCCAGCAGCAGCCCGACGGGGTGGTGGTGGTGAGCACGGTGCGCGGCGGGCCCTCGGAAAAGGTGGGCATCCGCGCCGGGGACTTCATCCGCGAAGTGGACGGCAAGAGCACCGAAGGCCTCACCAGTTCCGCCGTGGTGCAGAAGCTCCGGGGCGACAAGGGCACCGTGGTGGAGGTGGCCGTGCAGAGGGCGGGCTTCCCCGGCCTCATCCGCTTCCCCATCACCCGCAGCGAGATCCCCTCCAACAGCGTCCAGTACGCCTTCATGCTCACGCCCACCACGGGGCTCATCGCCATCAAGGACTTCGGGGAGACCACCTCGGAGGAGTTCGAGAAGGCCGTGCGCAACCTCAAGGCCCAGGGCATGACCGATCTCCTCCTGGACCTGCGCAACAACGGCGGCGGCATGCTGGACGCGGCCACGGGCATCTGCCGGCAGCTCCTGGGCTCGGGCGAGCTCATCGTCACCCAGAAGGGCCGCGACGGCCAGGACGTGCAGGAGACCCGCACCCCCAAGGGCTCCGTGCTGGACAACTTCCCCATCGTCATCCTCATCAACCGCAGCACCGCCTCGGCCTCGGAGATCGTCACCGGCGCCGTGCAGGACCACGACCGCGGCGTGGTGGTGGGCCAGACCAGCTGGGGCAAGGGCCTCGTGCAGGCCGTCATGCCCATCAACCGCACCCGGGGCCTGGCCCTGACCACCGCCCGCTACTACACCCCCTCGGGCCGGTGCATCCAGCGCGACTACCAGCACGGCATCGACGACTACCTGCTGCCCGAGGACCCCAAGGAGCCCCTGGGCGACAAGGGGCCCGTGTACAAGACCGACCTGGGCCGCACCGTCTACGGCGGCGGCGGCATCACCCCCGACTACACGGTGGAGAACGCCAAGCTCACCACCTTCGTGGGCAACCTCCGGTTCCGCACCAGCGCCTTCTTCAAATACGCCGTGATCCAGAAGGAGAAGCACGGCATCAAGCCCCAGCAGGCCCCCGACGACGAGCTCATGAAGTCCTTCCGCGCCTGGATGAAGGACCAGAAGATCGAATGCACCGACGCGGAGTGGAACGACCCCGCGAACCAGGCCGAGATGCGCGACCAGCTGGCCATGGAGATGCAGAACGTCGCCTACGGCATGGAAGCCGGGTTCAAGTACATCTGCACCCGCGACCCCCAGGTGAAAAAGGCCCTGGAGGTCATGCCCGAGGCCGCGGCCATGCTCAAGAAGAAGGTCCTCTCCATGAAGGGCGCCAAGGATTCCCCGCTGGTCGCGCGGAACTGATGGCGAAACCCAAGGCCTACTCCCCCCTCCTGGACACCCTCGGGCGGAGCCTCCGCTTCTTCTTCCTGCTCTGGGGGGGGATGCTGCTGGCGACCCTGGCGGCCTACAACCGGGTGCGCCTGCCGGCCTTCGCCTGGACCTGGCCGAAATTCGCCCGGTTCTGGTACGCGCCCCTGGGGCGCGGGCTGATGCTGGGCATCGGCCTGGCCATGTCCATCGCCGCCCTCATCGAGGTGTGGGAGCTGGTGGACCGGATCCTGGTGCGCTTCCTCCACGACCATGAGCGGGAGCGCCCGTGACCTCCTTCGAGGCCTTCGTCGCCAACCGGTACCTCCACACCCGCAAGAAGGGCGCCTTCGTGCGCGTCATGGTGCGCTTCGCGCGCTGGGGCATCGCCCTGGGGGTCTTCGCCATGGTGGTGGCCCTGGCCATCGCCAATGGGCTCATGGAGGAGATCCAGGCCAATCTCTTCTCCGCCACGGGGCACTTCACGGTGGCGCACCTGGAGGGGGAGATCCCCGACACCCAGGCCGCCCTGGCCCGCATCCGCAGCACCCCCGGGGTGGTGGCGGCGAGCCCCATGCGCATGGACCACGGCCTGGTTCGGCCCACGAATTCCGACGCCCCCCCTTCCCCGCTGCTGCTCAAGGGCGTGGACCCGGCCTCGGCCCACGGCACCTCGCGCATCTTCGATTCCCTGGAGCCCGGGCCGGTGGAGAGCCTCAAGGAGGGGGAGATCCTCCTGGGCGCCACGCTGGCCAAGGACCTGGGCCTGCGCATCGGCGACCCGGTGGCGGTGGTCTTCATGCGGCTGGACCTGGGCCTCTCCGGCCTCCAGCCCAAGATGGCCGCCTACAAGGTCGCGGGGATCTTCACGAGCCACATCGGCGAGTACGACAAGGCCTGGGGCTTCATCCACATCAACGATTCCATGCGCCTGGCCACCAGCGACCAGGCCGAGTTCATCGAGGTGCGCGCCGCCAGCATCGACGCCATCGAGCGCACCAAGCCCGCGGTGCTGGAGGCCCTCAACCACGGCGCCAAGGGGCCCTGGCTCGCCCAGGACCTGCGCGACACCAACCGGGCCCTCTTCGCGGCGCTGCGGGTGGAGAAGTGGATGATGGCGGCCATCTTCTCGCTCATCGTGCTCATCGCCGTCTTCAATATCGTGGCCAGCCTGGTGCTCCTGGTGACGGAGAAGCGCCGGGACCTGGGCGTCCTGCTGGCCCTGGGCGCCACCCCGGGCCAGGTCCAGCGGCTCTTCGAGCTGCAGGGGCTGCGCATCGGCGCCGTGGGCACCCTTTGGGGCCTGGCGGTGTCCGTGCCGCTGTGCCTGGTGGCCGACAAATACAAGCTCATCAAGCTGCCGTCGGCGGTGTACGACTTCATCACCTACGTGCCCCTGCGCCTGAGCCTTTTCGACATCCTCGCGGTGGCGGTCTTCCCGCTGCTGGTGGCCTGGGCCGCCTCCCGGTACCCGGCGCGCCGGGCCTCGAGGGTGGATCCCGTGGACGCCCTGCGGGCCGAGTGAGGAACCATGAGCCAATCCCTGCTCTTCATCGACACCGAGACCGGCGGGCTGGATCCCCGGAAGCACAGCCTCCTGAGCGTGGCCCTGGTGGTGGGCGACGCCGGCGGGGTCGCCAACAGCCTGGAGATCCTCATCCGCCACGAGCCCTACGTGGTTTCGGCCGGGGGCATGAAGGTCAACCGCATCGACCTGGTGAAGCACACCGCCGCCGCCCTGGAGCCGGACATGGCCCTGGGCGTGATGAATGTCTTCCTGGACCAGCACTTCCCCCACCTGTGCAAGCCCATCACCCTGGCCGGGCACAACGTCGGCTTCGACCAGGCCTTCCTGGGCGCCTTCGTGGAAGGCCTGGGGCACAAGCTCGAACCCCGCTTCAGCCACCGGGTGGTGGACACCCACAGCCTGGCCGCGGCCCTGCGGGACGCCGGCAAGCTGCCCCTGGAGAACCTGGGCTCCTCCGCCCTCTTCGACCACTTCGGCATCGAGGTGCCCGAGGACAAGCGCCACACGGCCCTGGGCGACGCCCTGGCGACCTTCGAACTGTACTGGAAGCTCGTGGGGCTCATGCGATGACGGGGCTGGCCCTTTCCATCAAGGATCTCCACAAGACCTACACCGGCGCCGAACACCCGGTGTTCGACGGGTTCTCCATGGCGGTGGAGCCCGGCGAACTGTGCGCCATCGTGGGCGTGTCGGGGGTGGGCAAGACCACCCTGCTCAATTGCGTGGCCGGACTGGACCGCTGGGAGGGCGGCACCATCGAGGTGGGCGGTGACCCGGTCCCCATGGGCCGGCCCGAGGCCTCCGCCCTCTTCCGGCGCGAGCACGTGGGCCTGGCCTTCCAGCAGCCCCACCTGCTGCCCGAATTCACGGTGGAGGAGAACCTCCTCATGCCCATCCGCATCGCCGGGGAGGTCACCCCCGCCCACCACGCGTGGGTGGCGGAGCTCCTGGACACCGTAGGGCTGGCTGGCCTGGGCGGGCGCCTGCCTGGCACCCTCTCCGGTGGCCAGGCCGCCCGGGTGGGACTGGCCCGGGCCCTGGCCCGCAAGCCGGGCCTCTGGCTCCTGGACGAGCCCACGGGGAACCTGGACCCCGCCACCGCCCTGGAAGTCTTCGAATTCCTCCTGCGGCTGCACCAGGATCTGAGGCCCACCACGCTGCTGGTGACCCACAACATGGCGCTGGCCGAGCGGTGTGGCCGGACCCTGCGCCTGGGCCCGGAGGAGCCTCGGCAGGGATGAACCATTCTGTGGCCAATCCCCTCCGGGCCTGACTACACTACGGCGCCATGCGAATCGCGAATCCCATCTACGACGTCGTATTCAAATACCTGCTCGATGACGAGAAGGTGGCGCGGCTGCTGCTTTCCGCCCTGCTGGGCAAGGAAGTGCTGGCGCTGCAGTTCCGGCCCACGGAGGTCCAGCACGAGGCGCCCCGGCCCGACGGGTCCCAGCTCCTGGTCCTGCGCATGGATTTCGCGGCCACGGTGCAGCTGGAGGACGGCGGCAGCAAGCTGGTCCTCATCGAGATCCAGAAGGCCCGCACCGCCCGGGACGTGCAGCGGTTCAGGCGCTACCTCGGGACGAACTACGCCAGCCCGGAGAACACCTACCTGGACCCGGAGGGCAGGCCCCAGTCCCTGCCCATCGTCACCATCTACTTCCTGGGCGAAGGGCTGGAGCGCGTCGACGTGCCGGTGCTCAGGATCAACCGCCACTACCTGGACGTGGCCACCGGCGACGAGGTGCGGGTCACCGATCCCTTCGTGGAGGCCCTCACCCACGACGCCATCGTGGTCCAGATCAACCGCCTCAAGAACCACCGGCGCACCGAACTGGAGCGGCTGCTGGAGGTGTTCGACCAGGGCCTCGCCTCCCGTTCGGATCCCCACCTCCTGGACATCCTCGAGGAGAACTTCCCGGAGCGCCACCGGGAGGTCCTGCGCCGGCTCATGCGGGCCGGGGCCGAGGAGGAGCTCCGGGGGAAGATGGACGTGGAGGACGACGTCCTGGCCGCCTTCCAGGACCATGCCCGGGAGGCCTCGGACTTCCGGCAGGCGCTCCTGGAGAAGGACCAGATCATCGGGGAGAAGGACCAGATCATCGAGGAGAAGGACCTCCTCATCGCCGACCTGACGCGGCGCCTGGGCAAGGCCTGAGGGCCGCCGGGTCAGACCTCGGCGCTCCCCACCGCCCTGCCCTTCGCCCTGCGCGTCTCGATGAGATCGGCGAGCATCACCGCCGCGGCCGCGGCGTCCAGCCTGGCCTTGCGGTCCTTGGCCTTCACGCCCCGGGCCGCCAGGAGCCGCTCGGCCTCGACGCTGGTGAGCCGCTCGTCCCAGAACACCAGGGGGAGCCCGGTGCGGTCCCGCAGGGCCTCCCCGAATTTCCGGGCCAGGGGGGCCGTGGCGCTTTCGGCGCCGTCCTTGTGCAGGGGCAGGCCCACCAGGAGGGCCTGGGCGCCCTCCTCCTTCGCGAGCCGGGCCAGGCGCGCCAGGGAGGCCTCGCCCTGGTTGGGCCACACCTCGAAGGGGGAGGCGAGGATCTCCAGATCGTCCGTGAAGGCGATCCCGATGTTCTTGGTTCCGTGGTCCAGGCCCATCCAGCGCATATGTGCCATCCTACATCCATGGAACGGTTCCTGGACTTTCCCACGGCCCTGGGGGTCTGCCGGCTGCGGTGGACGGAGCGGGGGGTGCGCTCCCTGACCTTCGGCGTGGAGCACGAGCCGGGGGATCCGCCTCCCCCCTGGGTGGCGGAGGCGGTCCAGGCCCTCTCGGCCCATCTGGCGGGGGCGGAGGCCTCCCTGGACGGGATCCCCCTGGACCTGGAGGGGCTGCCCCCCTTCCGGCGAAGGGTGATGGACGTCCTCCGGTCCACCCGCCCCGGGCAGACCCTCACCTACGGGGCCGTGGCCCTGCTGGCGGGATCGCCGGGGGCGGCCCGGGCCGTGGGCCAGGCCGTGGCCCGGAACCCCCTGCCCATCCTGGTGCCCTGCCACCGGGTCCTGGCCTCGGACGGCCCGGGCGGGTTCTCCCTGTTCGGGAGCCTCGAGGCCAAGGCGCGCCTTCTGGCGCTCGAAGGCGTGCGGCTCCGGCATAATTGAGGCCATGAAGCCCTGGCCCGACGATCTCCTGGCGATCCCCCACCGGCGGGACGTGCCCTTCGCGAAGCTCACGACCCTGGGGGTGGGGGGGATCTGCCGGTGGCTCTTCGAGCCCGTGGACGAGGCCCAGGCCCAGGCCTTCGTCAGGGCCTGCGCCCGTGAGGGCCTCCCCCGGCGCGTGCTGGGCGGCGGCAGCAACCTGGTGGTCCTGGGGGATGTGGAGACCCCCGTGGTGCGCCTGAAATTCCCTCCGGAGGTGCGCCGGGAAGGCCTGGAGGTGCACGCGCCGGCCTCGTACGGCCACATCCGCCTCAGCGGCGACACGGCGGCCATGGGCCTTTCGGGCATGGAGTACGCCTCGGGCATCCCCGGCTCCGTGGGGGGCGCCCTGCACATGAACGCCGGGGCCTACGGCCGGGAGACGGTGGACGTCCTGGCCCGGTTCCGGTTCCTCACCCCCGAGGGGGACCTGGTGGAGAAGGCCCCGGAGCCGGGGGAGTTCCGCTACCGGTGGAGCTTCCTGGGGGAGGGCCGCATCGCCCTGGGCCTGGTGGTGCGCCTGGCCGAGGGGGATCCCGTCGCCATCCGCGCGCGGGTGGAGGAGTACCGGCAAAAGCGCGGCACCAGCCAGCCCCTGCACAAGCGCAACGCCGGGTGCGTGTTCAAGAACCCCCCGGGCCAGAGCGCGGGGCGCCTCATCGACCAGGCCGGGCTCAAGGGCTTCCGGGTGGGCGACGCCGAGGTGAGCCCGGAGCACGGCAACTTCCTGGTGAACCTGGGGGGGGCCAGCGCCTCGGATTTCCGGGAGCTCATGGCCCGGGTCCGCGAGAAAGTGCTGGACGGCTTCGGCATTGAACTCGAACCTGAAGTGGAAATCTGGTAAACCTGACTGCCATGCCCATGCTTCCCCGCACCCGCCCGAAGCGACCCTGGATGCCCTGGGTCCGGGTGGCCCTGGTGGCCCTGCTGGTGACCGGGGCGGGCTACGCGGCCCTGGAGCTGGGCCACCGCTACCTGGGCCTCCAG is a genomic window containing:
- a CDS encoding methylated-DNA--[protein]-cysteine S-methyltransferase — protein: MERFLDFPTALGVCRLRWTERGVRSLTFGVEHEPGDPPPPWVAEAVQALSAHLAGAEASLDGIPLDLEGLPPFRRRVMDVLRSTRPGQTLTYGAVALLAGSPGAARAVGQAVARNPLPILVPCHRVLASDGPGGFSLFGSLEAKARLLALEGVRLRHN
- the murB gene encoding UDP-N-acetylmuramate dehydrogenase; this translates as MKPWPDDLLAIPHRRDVPFAKLTTLGVGGICRWLFEPVDEAQAQAFVRACAREGLPRRVLGGGSNLVVLGDVETPVVRLKFPPEVRREGLEVHAPASYGHIRLSGDTAAMGLSGMEYASGIPGSVGGALHMNAGAYGRETVDVLARFRFLTPEGDLVEKAPEPGEFRYRWSFLGEGRIALGLVVRLAEGDPVAIRARVEEYRQKRGTSQPLHKRNAGCVFKNPPGQSAGRLIDQAGLKGFRVGDAEVSPEHGNFLVNLGGASASDFRELMARVREKVLDGFGIELEPEVEIW
- a CDS encoding ABC transporter permease is translated as MTSFEAFVANRYLHTRKKGAFVRVMVRFARWGIALGVFAMVVALAIANGLMEEIQANLFSATGHFTVAHLEGEIPDTQAALARIRSTPGVVAASPMRMDHGLVRPTNSDAPPSPLLLKGVDPASAHGTSRIFDSLEPGPVESLKEGEILLGATLAKDLGLRIGDPVAVVFMRLDLGLSGLQPKMAAYKVAGIFTSHIGEYDKAWGFIHINDSMRLATSDQAEFIEVRAASIDAIERTKPAVLEALNHGAKGPWLAQDLRDTNRALFAALRVEKWMMAAIFSLIVLIAVFNIVASLVLLVTEKRRDLGVLLALGATPGQVQRLFELQGLRIGAVGTLWGLAVSVPLCLVADKYKLIKLPSAVYDFITYVPLRLSLFDILAVAVFPLLVAWAASRYPARRASRVDPVDALRAE
- a CDS encoding 3'-5' exonuclease → MSQSLLFIDTETGGLDPRKHSLLSVALVVGDAGGVANSLEILIRHEPYVVSAGGMKVNRIDLVKHTAAALEPDMALGVMNVFLDQHFPHLCKPITLAGHNVGFDQAFLGAFVEGLGHKLEPRFSHRVVDTHSLAAALRDAGKLPLENLGSSALFDHFGIEVPEDKRHTALGDALATFELYWKLVGLMR
- a CDS encoding ABC transporter ATP-binding protein, translating into MTGLALSIKDLHKTYTGAEHPVFDGFSMAVEPGELCAIVGVSGVGKTTLLNCVAGLDRWEGGTIEVGGDPVPMGRPEASALFRREHVGLAFQQPHLLPEFTVEENLLMPIRIAGEVTPAHHAWVAELLDTVGLAGLGGRLPGTLSGGQAARVGLARALARKPGLWLLDEPTGNLDPATALEVFEFLLRLHQDLRPTTLLVTHNMALAERCGRTLRLGPEEPRQG
- the ruvX gene encoding Holliday junction resolvase RuvX encodes the protein MAHMRWMGLDHGTKNIGIAFTDDLEILASPFEVWPNQGEASLARLARLAKEEGAQALLVGLPLHKDGAESATAPLARKFGEALRDRTGLPLVFWDERLTSVEAERLLAARGVKAKDRKARLDAAAAAVMLADLIETRRAKGRAVGSAEV
- the gmk gene encoding guanylate kinase; protein product: MVLWSQPLNGHSGNVFVLSAPSGTGKSTLAKRLVKDVPDLDFSISFTTRAPRAGETDGKDYFFVDDATFDRMIRTGGLVEWVEVYGHKYGTGKEWVSAHLAAGKDILLDIETQGARNVHGTLPDAVMIFLIPPSAEELSNRLRSRGRDPEAEIQVRLDYAKHELCEYPAYDYLVVNDTLDRAYRDLESIVLATRLRRERMGDTAQRILEGF
- a CDS encoding S41 family peptidase — translated: MARWFKSSWIWMVIGVTVAVYAPLAGRTGDEKARQRSLDTLTEIMGLVQKQAVDPPAPKQVSHASISGMLHTLDPHSYYMDESEFRTMREDQRGSFFGIGSIIQQQPDGVVVVSTVRGGPSEKVGIRAGDFIREVDGKSTEGLTSSAVVQKLRGDKGTVVEVAVQRAGFPGLIRFPITRSEIPSNSVQYAFMLTPTTGLIAIKDFGETTSEEFEKAVRNLKAQGMTDLLLDLRNNGGGMLDAATGICRQLLGSGELIVTQKGRDGQDVQETRTPKGSVLDNFPIVILINRSTASASEIVTGAVQDHDRGVVVGQTSWGKGLVQAVMPINRTRGLALTTARYYTPSGRCIQRDYQHGIDDYLLPEDPKEPLGDKGPVYKTDLGRTVYGGGGITPDYTVENAKLTTFVGNLRFRTSAFFKYAVIQKEKHGIKPQQAPDDELMKSFRAWMKDQKIECTDAEWNDPANQAEMRDQLAMEMQNVAYGMEAGFKYICTRDPQVKKALEVMPEAAAMLKKKVLSMKGAKDSPLVARN